DNA from Prosthecochloris marina:
GGTTATGATTATACAGTGAAAAGCCCGTCAAGATCAGACAGACATTGCGATAACATCCGGTTTGACAAGGCGCTCGAAATCCGTATATGAAAGCCTGAGAAGCTCCTTATGATTACCTGCGCTGAAAACAATTTCCGCATCCTCGGCAAGTTCTTCGGCAACATAGGTTTTCATGCCGTAAAGATTTCCAAAAGGCGGCATGGCTCCAACCTCACAGCCGGGGAACATATCAGCGAAGTCCTCTTCAGAAGCAAGCGTCACATTTCCTGTACCGGCAGCATCCTTGAGCTTGTCGAAATCCAGCTTGTTCGAGGCCGGAAGCACTGCCATGGCCAGCTTACCGTCAATGGTCACCATAACGGTTTTTGCAAGTTCCTTTCCCGGAACATGTGCGGCAGCCGCGATTTCCTGAGCCGTGTAGGCAGGCGAATGGCTGATAATGAAGTACCTGATGTGATGACTGTCGAGAAAATCCCTGATCTTGCGTATCGGCATAATTATTCCTCCTCTGACGTTTGATGAATGTCTCCCACCAAGCCTATGCACCTGAAACGGGTAAACACCGCATCGAGCACACTGAAGAAAACATGCAATGACAATAATTTACGTGTACTCAGAGGAAAAAACCTAAAAGAACGGGTTAAAAAGAAATAAAAAGGGGCGGTCACAAAAAGCCAAACACGAAAAGAAGAGACCATCCACCTCCACAATCATGCCGCACTGAATGCGGCCTCCATACTGACTTTCTTTGGAAAATGAATCCCCGGGCTCGGCCC
Protein-coding regions in this window:
- a CDS encoding aminoacyl-tRNA deacylase, whose protein sequence is MPIRKIRDFLDSHHIRYFIISHSPAYTAQEIAAAAHVPGKELAKTVMVTIDGKLAMAVLPASNKLDFDKLKDAAGTGNVTLASEEDFADMFPGCEVGAMPPFGNLYGMKTYVAEELAEDAEIVFSAGNHKELLRLSYTDFERLVKPDVIAMSV